Proteins from a single region of Fusobacterium gonidiaformans ATCC 25563:
- the brnQ gene encoding branched-chain amino acid transport system II carrier protein translates to MVKRKDVVFTGFALFAMLFGAGNLIFPPMLGHNLGSSWGIAALGFVVTGVGFPLLGLIAAVHTGPELDDFAKRVSPLFARSYITILILTIGFFLAMPRTGATAYEMTLQNVGDTNPIHKYIFLVCYFLITWMFSLRANKVVERIGSILTPVLLIILAVIMYQGIFHPFSVPETVALEEAPFKIGFIQGYQTMDTLATIVYSAVIMKSIRHGRNLSQEEESSFLWKSSLIAVGLLACVYGALTYIGATFSGIETVGNTDLLSQIVRNLLGDFGNIILGLAVAGACLTTAIGLVATVGDYFEKILPFSYRTIVTVTCIAGFVFSNFGVQTIIQVAIPILVVLYPISMMLIFLNLLQKYMKNDMVYRIIIVLTTMFGLYQAYSL, encoded by the coding sequence ATGGTTAAAAGGAAGGATGTAGTATTCACAGGTTTTGCATTATTTGCAATGTTATTTGGAGCAGGAAATTTAATTTTTCCTCCAATGTTAGGGCATAATTTAGGAAGCTCTTGGGGGATTGCCGCTTTAGGATTTGTCGTAACAGGGGTAGGATTTCCACTCTTAGGACTCATTGCGGCAGTACATACAGGGCCGGAGTTGGATGATTTTGCAAAAAGAGTTTCTCCTCTCTTTGCGAGAAGCTATATTACCATTTTAATTTTAACGATAGGGTTCTTTCTAGCAATGCCGAGAACAGGAGCAACGGCGTATGAAATGACTTTGCAAAATGTTGGAGATACGAATCCAATTCACAAGTATATTTTCTTGGTATGTTATTTTTTGATCACTTGGATGTTTAGTTTACGAGCGAATAAAGTGGTAGAAAGAATTGGGAGTATTTTAACTCCTGTGCTTTTAATTATCTTAGCAGTGATTATGTATCAAGGAATTTTTCATCCATTTTCCGTACCGGAAACGGTAGCTTTAGAAGAAGCTCCTTTTAAGATAGGTTTTATTCAAGGATATCAAACGATGGATACTTTAGCTACGATTGTCTATTCCGCAGTTATTATGAAATCGATTCGACATGGACGTAATTTAAGTCAAGAAGAAGAAAGTTCTTTCTTATGGAAATCCAGCTTAATTGCAGTGGGGCTACTAGCTTGTGTTTATGGAGCTTTAACGTATATTGGAGCTACTTTTAGTGGAATTGAAACAGTTGGAAATACAGATTTATTATCACAAATTGTAAGAAATTTATTGGGAGATTTTGGGAATATCATTTTAGGATTGGCTGTAGCCGGAGCATGTTTGACCACAGCAATAGGATTGGTTGCAACCGTAGGAGATTATTTTGAAAAAATATTACCATTTTCGTATAGAACGATTGTAACGGTAACTTGTATTGCAGGATTTGTCTTTTCTAATTTTGGAGTACAAACTATCATTCAAGTGGCAATTCCTATCTTGGTAGTATTGTATCCAATCAGTATGATGCTTATCTTTTTAAATTTGTTACAAAAGTATATGAAAAATGATATGGTTTATAGAATTATTATTGTACTTACGACTATGTTTGGACTATACCAAGCATACTCTTTATAA
- a CDS encoding arsenate reductase family protein translates to METLLIWYPKCGTCRNAKKWLDEHGIEVLTRHIVEENPTKEELKHFWELSSFPLKKFFNTSGILYRELGLKDKLKEMSEEEMLSLLSTNGMLVKRPILVQDKKVLVGFKEAEWKQFFNIAE, encoded by the coding sequence ATGGAAACATTGTTGATTTGGTACCCAAAATGTGGTACTTGTAGAAATGCAAAAAAATGGTTGGATGAACATGGAATTGAAGTATTAACTCGTCATATTGTGGAAGAAAATCCGACAAAAGAGGAATTGAAACACTTTTGGGAATTGAGTTCTTTTCCTTTGAAGAAATTTTTTAATACGAGCGGAATTTTATATCGAGAATTAGGCTTAAAAGACAAATTGAAAGAAATGTCCGAAGAGGAAATGTTATCTTTATTGTCTACAAATGGAATGTTAGTAAAAAGACCAATTCTTGTACAAGATAAAAAAGTATTGGTTGGATTTAAAGAAGCAGAGTGGAAGCAGTTTTTTAATATAGCAGAATAG
- the brnQ gene encoding branched-chain amino acid transport system II carrier protein — protein MYTWKNVLLTGFALFAMLFGAGNLIFPPMLGKTLGDVWLTGTIAFILTGVGFPLLGIISTALSGKKDINEFADKVSPLFAKIFFIALILAIGPLLAIPRTGATAYEITFLHAGVSSSLYKYVYLVLYFGITLLFSLKANKVVDRIGSILTPILLAMLFIIIVKGVSSPLGVPVAGTILTPFKNGFIEGYQTMDTLASIVFAGVILKSIRGDRELSPKQEFSFLIQVSIIACLGLSIVYGGLSFIGASVSGMGSELGKTELLVYLTTTLLGKSGYAILGICVAGACLTTAIGLVATVADYFSKITSLSYEILAVLTTIVSFIFACFGVDVIVKIAVPVLVFLYPLAMALILLNVFQIQNHFVFKGTCLGAGLISFYEMLGVLGVQNEFLANIYSFLPFSSLGFAWLVPAVLGGVLFRLIKKN, from the coding sequence ATGTATACTTGGAAAAATGTGTTATTAACAGGGTTTGCATTATTTGCAATGCTATTTGGAGCAGGAAATTTGATATTTCCTCCAATGTTAGGAAAAACTTTAGGAGATGTTTGGCTTACAGGGACAATAGCTTTTATTTTAACAGGGGTAGGATTTCCTTTGTTGGGAATTATATCCACAGCTTTATCTGGAAAAAAAGATATCAATGAGTTTGCAGACAAAGTAAGTCCTCTTTTTGCTAAAATTTTCTTTATTGCATTGATTTTGGCAATTGGACCATTGTTAGCAATTCCAAGAACAGGAGCAACTGCTTACGAAATTACCTTCTTACATGCAGGAGTAAGCTCTTCTCTATATAAATATGTATATCTAGTTTTATACTTTGGAATTACTTTATTATTTTCTTTAAAAGCAAATAAAGTAGTGGATAGAATTGGAAGTATATTGACTCCTATTCTATTGGCAATGCTATTTATCATTATTGTAAAAGGAGTCAGCTCTCCTTTAGGAGTTCCTGTGGCAGGAACTATTTTAACTCCATTTAAGAATGGTTTTATAGAAGGGTATCAAACGATGGATACTTTAGCTTCTATTGTATTTGCAGGAGTGATTTTAAAATCTATTCGTGGGGATAGAGAATTATCTCCAAAACAAGAATTTTCTTTTTTGATACAAGTAAGTATCATTGCTTGTTTAGGATTATCGATTGTTTATGGTGGACTTTCTTTTATAGGGGCTTCTGTCAGTGGAATGGGAAGTGAATTAGGAAAGACCGAACTATTAGTGTATTTGACAACAACTTTATTAGGAAAGTCAGGATATGCGATTTTAGGAATCTGTGTTGCGGGAGCTTGTTTAACAACAGCAATTGGTTTGGTTGCAACCGTAGCAGATTACTTTAGTAAGATTACTTCATTATCTTATGAAATCTTAGCAGTTCTTACAACAATTGTGAGTTTTATTTTCGCTTGTTTTGGTGTAGATGTGATAGTGAAAATTGCGGTTCCTGTTTTAGTTTTTTTATATCCTTTAGCTATGGCTTTGATTTTATTAAATGTTTTTCAAATTCAAAATCATTTTGTATTTAAGGGAACTTGTTTGGGAGCAGGATTGATAAGTTTTTATGAGATGTTAGGAGTCTTAGGAGTACAAAATGAATTCTTAGCGAATATATATTCTTTTTTACCGTTTTCATCTTTAGGGTTTGCTTGGTTAGTTCCGGCAGTCTTAGGAGGAGTTTTATTTCGTTTGATAAAAAAGAATTAA
- a CDS encoding glutaredoxin domain-containing protein, with protein sequence MIRVYSKEDCAKCKNLKSILEGKGLDFEYIEDKKQLMIVASKARIMSAPVIEYQEKVYSMDDFLKVIA encoded by the coding sequence ATGATTCGAGTATATAGTAAAGAAGACTGTGCAAAGTGTAAAAATTTAAAATCTATTTTAGAAGGGAAAGGCTTAGACTTTGAGTATATTGAAGATAAAAAACAGTTAATGATAGTGGCAAGTAAGGCAAGAATTATGTCAGCTCCTGTGATAGAATATCAAGAAAAAGTATATAGTATGGACGATTTTTTAAAGGTGATTGCATGA
- a CDS encoding ribonucleoside-diphosphate reductase subunit alpha has product MNLERRKVINRDGIIEDLNIEKIREKLVRACAGLEVNMVELESKIESIYEENITTKKIQESLINSAVSMTSFEESDWAEVAGRLLMMEAEREVYHSRGFSYGELEKTISLMLSYGLYDARLSKYTKEEIYELNQAIVPERDMVYDYAGASMFVHRYLLKYSGKIHELPQEVFMIIAMLLSIYEKDKVKVAKEIYEGLSLRKISLATPILANLRIPNGNLSSCFITAIDDNIESIFYNVDSIAKISKNGGGVGVNISRIRAKGSMVNGYYNASGGVVPWIRILNDTAVAVNQQGRRAGAVTVAIDSWHLDMESFLELQTENGDQRGKAYDIYPQVVVSNLFMERVKSGADWTLVDPYEIRQIYGVELCELYGVEFEEVYERIERENKIQLKKIMKARDLFKEIMKSQLETGMPYIFFKDRANERNHNSHLGMIGNGNLCMESFSNFSPSKNFQEKIVGNVAIHEKEMGEVHTCNLLSLNLAEIMEEELEKYTSLAVRALDNTIDLTVTPLAESNKHNEKYRTIGVGAMGLADYLAREYMIYEESEEEISQVFERIAAYALKASAFLARDRGQYPAFVGSKWSQGIFFGKTQDWYEKHSKYSDVWKEVFYLVDQYGLRNGELTAIAPNTSTSLLMGATASVVPTFSRFFIEKNQSGATPRVVKYLKDRAWFYPEFKNVDPKTYVKITSKIGQWTTQGVSMELLFDLNKNVRAKDIYDTLLTAWETGCKSVYYVRTIQKNTNIMNEKEECESCSG; this is encoded by the coding sequence ATGAATTTAGAAAGAAGAAAAGTTATCAATCGAGATGGTATCATCGAAGATTTGAATATTGAGAAAATTAGAGAAAAATTAGTCCGAGCTTGTGCCGGTTTAGAAGTGAATATGGTGGAATTGGAAAGTAAGATTGAGTCTATCTATGAAGAAAATATTACGACAAAAAAAATTCAAGAATCTTTAATCAATTCTGCAGTCAGTATGACAAGCTTTGAAGAGAGTGACTGGGCAGAGGTTGCCGGACGGTTATTGATGATGGAAGCGGAGAGAGAGGTATATCATAGTCGAGGATTTTCTTATGGAGAATTAGAAAAAACGATTTCTTTGATGTTATCTTATGGTTTGTATGATGCTAGACTTTCAAAGTATACCAAAGAAGAAATATATGAATTAAATCAAGCAATTGTTCCGGAAAGAGATATGGTTTATGACTATGCAGGAGCGAGTATGTTTGTTCATCGCTATTTATTAAAATATAGTGGTAAAATTCATGAATTACCACAGGAAGTTTTTATGATTATTGCGATGTTGTTATCCATCTATGAAAAAGATAAAGTGAAAGTAGCAAAAGAAATTTATGAAGGATTATCGCTACGAAAAATTTCTCTAGCTACACCAATTTTAGCAAATTTAAGAATTCCGAATGGAAATTTATCTTCTTGTTTTATTACGGCGATTGATGATAATATTGAGTCTATTTTCTATAATGTAGATTCCATTGCAAAAATTAGTAAAAATGGTGGTGGAGTAGGGGTTAATATTTCTCGTATTCGTGCAAAAGGTTCTATGGTAAATGGATATTATAACGCGAGTGGAGGAGTTGTTCCTTGGATTCGTATTTTAAATGATACGGCAGTAGCTGTGAATCAACAAGGAAGAAGAGCCGGAGCAGTTACGGTAGCGATTGATTCTTGGCATTTGGACATGGAAAGTTTTTTGGAGCTTCAAACAGAGAACGGAGATCAAAGAGGAAAAGCTTATGATATTTACCCACAAGTCGTAGTTTCTAATTTATTCATGGAAAGAGTAAAATCAGGAGCAGATTGGACTTTAGTAGATCCTTATGAGATTCGTCAAATCTATGGAGTAGAACTTTGTGAGTTATATGGAGTAGAGTTTGAAGAAGTTTATGAAAGAATTGAGAGAGAAAATAAAATCCAATTAAAAAAAATAATGAAGGCAAGGGATTTATTTAAAGAAATTATGAAATCTCAATTAGAAACAGGAATGCCTTATATTTTCTTTAAAGACAGGGCTAATGAAAGAAATCATAACTCTCATTTAGGAATGATAGGAAATGGAAATTTATGTATGGAAAGTTTTTCTAACTTTTCTCCAAGTAAAAATTTTCAAGAAAAAATTGTCGGAAATGTTGCCATTCATGAAAAAGAAATGGGAGAAGTACATACTTGTAATCTGTTATCTTTAAATTTAGCAGAAATTATGGAAGAGGAACTGGAAAAATATACAAGTTTAGCGGTAAGGGCTTTGGATAATACGATAGATTTAACGGTAACTCCTTTAGCAGAATCCAATAAGCATAATGAAAAGTATCGAACAATTGGTGTAGGAGCTATGGGACTTGCCGATTATTTAGCAAGAGAGTATATGATTTATGAGGAATCAGAAGAAGAAATTAGCCAAGTATTTGAAAGAATTGCAGCCTATGCTTTAAAAGCTTCTGCATTTTTAGCAAGAGATAGGGGACAATATCCCGCTTTTGTTGGTTCAAAATGGTCACAAGGAATTTTCTTCGGAAAGACACAAGATTGGTATGAAAAACATTCTAAATATTCAGATGTATGGAAGGAAGTTTTTTATTTAGTGGATCAATATGGCCTTAGAAACGGAGAACTGACAGCCATTGCTCCGAATACTTCCACGTCTTTGTTAATGGGTGCAACAGCTTCGGTTGTTCCTACTTTTTCTCGATTCTTTATTGAAAAAAATCAGAGCGGTGCCACTCCAAGGGTAGTAAAATATTTAAAAGACAGAGCTTGGTTTTATCCGGAATTTAAAAATGTTGATCCAAAAACTTATGTAAAGATTACTTCTAAAATTGGTCAATGGACAACACAAGGGGTTTCCATGGAACTTTTATTTGATTTGAATAAGAATGTCAGGGCAAAAGATATTTATGATACCTTATTAACAGCATGGGAAACGGGATGTAAATCAGTATACTATGTGAGAACGATTCAAAAAAATACTAATATTATGAATGAAAAAGAGGAGTGTGAAAGTTGCAGTGGATAG